The genomic window AGGTAAAATCAGTCGAGCCACTAGAGCGCTCCCTTGATCGTCGATGGCCCGTAAATCGCCCCGCCACAGCGCGGTCCGCGGGCTCCGGGGAAGCCGGGAGCACACCCCACCCCTGTTCCAGTGGAGCGAAAACCGGCCTCCTCCAAGCGGAAGCGCACGCGAACCAGTTTGCGGCACCTGCGGATATTTCCTGCAAGCCGATTATTTTTCGGGAAAGTCAGCAACAAGATCTATAATGTTACTGTTCGTTGATTACGTTCCGCCCCTCAACCCCATATCTGTGCTTTCCAGTTTAGCCTCCGGAAACACCAAAAGCAAACGATCATTGAACATCCGAAAAAAAGTCTGCGAAAAACCGCCACCTTCTGCTTCCGCATACCATCAGGAACCGTGTCGTCGTGCACAGTACGAGAGCTGGAGATAAAACGCCGCCCCGCATTCTGATCCTGCCGCCGGGAGACAGCAGTGAACTTCACGTTCTCCCGTTCACGATGCCCATTCCAAAAGCAGCCTGTATTGGAATTGTTCCTGCCGTGCTTCGAGAATAAATAAACATCGGCGCCTTCGATCCGGGACTTCTAGGAAGGATGCCTTTGAACTTATGTTTTAATGCCGAAAGAAACGTCGAATCAGTGGAGGCGGTCGGCGGTGAATCCCCGGAATATTCGTGGAGATGCCCCCGGGTGCGGGACCAGCCCGTGGAGTAGACGGGCAATGAGGTTTCGAGGGCGGGAAAGATGGCAAAGCCTGCTGATAATGCTTACCAAATGCTGGTTATTATTGTGTTATGCGATACGAGGCGGCATTCGGGCGTCGAGCCCCCGGGGCTTCCATGGCCGGGCGGCCCTCAAGCCCGGATTCAGAGGGCGCCAAGCGTCGGCCTTCAAATGAGCGGGTTCATCGGTGAAGCCGGTTCCATGTACGGGTGTCGACGGCGTTGGGTCGAGGGAGCCCGGCATCCCGGGAGGAGGAAAAATGAGGATGGTTTCGAAATCAATCGTATGGTTTCTGATCGTCGCGGGGGGAGCGGCGTTGTTCGCATGGCAAGGCTGGTACAACGTGGCCGCCAACGTCCCGCATTGGGATGCGACCGTCACGGCGATCGAGCTGATCCGAGACCGATCGATAGAGGCGCACAGCCGCGGGATTTCCGTCCCGGCGCTCGATGATGCCCGGCTGGTCTCTGACGGAGCGCGCACCTACGACGAAGTCTGCCGTTACTGCCATGGAGCGCCCGGAGTGCCGAGCGCGGTTTTTGCGCAGGGACTCTACCCGGCTCCCGCCAACCTGGCCTCCGATGCATTTCGGCGGGATTTCAAGGAAGCCCGGGTATTCTGGGTCATCAAGAACGGGATCAAGATGACCGGGATGCCCGCCTTCGGCTCCTTTTTCGAAGACGTGGAGCTCTGGGCTGCGGTGGCGTTCGTGAAGCGTTTACCCGGTATCGGAGCTGAAGAATACCGGAGCATGACCGCGAAAACGGACAAAGCGGGGCCGTGACAGGTTGTGTGGTTGCGGGACGGTATGTGGGAGGTTTTTCCCTGTTATTGAACGGAAGGCGGTAAAAAGGGACGGTGCTGCGGAGGCCGCAGGCGGTCACGGCACCAGGCTTGCCTGGTGCCGTGACCGCTGAGCCATGTTCGCAACTGCGCCGCATTTATTCCCCGGCGGCTATCTACGGGCATTCATGTCTTCTCTCCGGGTGCGGAGTCCCGCTAGAGGGCGCCGGATTGAAGGATCATCCCGCCTTCTCCCACGGCCATGAAGGTTTTCCCGTTCGTGCTGTTGCCGTAAGCGATTCCATACAGCTTCTTCGTGGTGCCTGATTTCCTGAAGGTCCACGTTGCGCCGTCCGGTGTCGTGAGGATTTGCCCCAATGTGCCGACGGCGGCGAAAACATCACCTCCGCCGTAGCTGATTCCCGTGAAATCGAAGCTGCCCGTAAAATCCTGCAGAGCCCTTTGTCTCCAACCGAATACCGGGCTTGCTTGCGTCGATACGACGATCTTCACGCTCGGGCCTACGACGACGAA from Syntrophobacter fumaroxidans MPOB includes these protein-coding regions:
- a CDS encoding c-type cytochrome; protein product: MVSKSIVWFLIVAGGAALFAWQGWYNVAANVPHWDATVTAIELIRDRSIEAHSRGISVPALDDARLVSDGARTYDEVCRYCHGAPGVPSAVFAQGLYPAPANLASDAFRRDFKEARVFWVIKNGIKMTGMPAFGSFFEDVELWAAVAFVKRLPGIGAEEYRSMTAKTDKAGP